The following are from one region of the Salicibibacter kimchii genome:
- a CDS encoding replicative DNA helicase, whose translation MIECIESEHAVLGSILIEPTLIHESVLQPSYFAKVDHFLIFKSMRTVEEEGAEPELAAVTTALGESTNQIGGIQYLTQLAGSVATTATFNHHERKIVEAYQLRESRKAAIRYVENPKDSAFQRLFQELTDLQRLGEINKEKTLKEWLYEISDDISGTQKENQNSYKTEYESFDQMTGGLQRKELIVVAARPSMGKTAFALNIGSSHCKNKGRCLLFSLEMGSKQLLHRMISADAQIDGQKWKFPSRFFSEEDYDRATTSIATLLDWKLDMYENTSLINDICSISRQTARENPDDDLLIVIDYLQMIQGSGRYERKDLEVGAITRELKRLATDLNIPIVILSQLSRNVENRHNKRPVMADLRDSGNIEQDADVIAFLYREEYYDLESNHPNQVEVDVSKQRNGPTGTINLGFMKECGRFIDIDGKHERNVV comes from the coding sequence ATGATTGAGTGTATAGAGTCCGAGCATGCGGTGTTAGGGTCGATTCTTATTGAACCTACATTAATACATGAGTCGGTGCTCCAACCATCCTATTTCGCAAAGGTTGATCATTTCCTCATTTTTAAATCCATGAGAACGGTCGAAGAGGAAGGAGCAGAACCTGAGTTAGCCGCCGTTACAACAGCATTAGGAGAATCCACAAATCAAATCGGTGGGATTCAATACCTGACACAGCTAGCAGGTTCAGTCGCAACGACTGCTACGTTTAACCATCATGAACGTAAAATAGTAGAAGCTTACCAACTCAGAGAAAGCCGCAAAGCAGCGATTCGATACGTGGAAAATCCGAAAGATTCTGCTTTTCAGCGATTATTTCAGGAATTAACGGATCTTCAACGTTTGGGAGAGATCAACAAAGAGAAAACGTTAAAGGAATGGTTGTATGAGATCTCTGATGATATTAGTGGTACACAGAAAGAAAATCAGAACAGTTACAAGACAGAATATGAATCTTTTGATCAAATGACTGGCGGGTTACAACGGAAAGAATTGATAGTTGTCGCTGCTCGTCCCTCCATGGGAAAGACAGCCTTTGCATTAAACATTGGATCTAGCCATTGTAAAAATAAAGGCAGATGTCTTTTATTTAGTCTTGAGATGGGGTCCAAGCAGCTATTACACCGGATGATTTCGGCGGATGCCCAAATCGATGGTCAAAAATGGAAATTTCCCTCTCGATTTTTTAGTGAAGAAGACTATGATCGGGCAACGACGTCAATCGCTACGTTACTAGATTGGAAGTTAGATATGTACGAGAATACATCGTTGATCAATGATATTTGTTCCATTTCCCGCCAGACGGCAAGGGAAAACCCAGATGATGACTTACTCATCGTGATCGATTATTTACAGATGATCCAAGGTTCCGGGCGTTATGAGCGTAAAGATTTGGAAGTAGGCGCCATTACTCGTGAACTTAAGCGACTGGCTACGGATCTCAATATTCCTATTGTTATTTTATCTCAACTATCAAGAAATGTTGAAAACCGTCATAATAAACGCCCAGTGATGGCTGATCTTAGAGACTCTGGAAATATCGAGCAAGATGCAGATGTAATTGCTTTTTTATATCGCGAGGAATACTATGACCTTGAATCCAATCATCCAAACCAAGTAGAAGTGGATGTTTCGAAACAGAGAAATGGACCAACAGGAACGATTAATCTGGGCTTTATGAAAGAATGTGGGCGTTTCATTGATATCGACGGTAAGCATGAAAGGAATGTCGTATGA
- a CDS encoding DnaD domain-containing protein — MNYMKELNAFRDWLLMNDLPTSAIALWHTLMSINNMTGWKERFNAPNSTVERLTGLSKQGLVDARKVLINNNLIEYQKGKRNQAPVYKMISLVNSDDLSSYHTLDSNSDQTLDLTSDQNLTIPKQKRNGHEGEEDEEETRTADPYVVYQENFGVMRPMINESIREWCTFFSSEVVVAAIKRGIKQNARSFAYIESILRNWSQQGIKTIEDIKAHEKQTSQKSNTIPFPKHKDQRLEALQRMREKGE, encoded by the coding sequence ATGAACTATATGAAGGAGCTTAATGCCTTTAGGGATTGGCTGCTTATGAACGATCTGCCCACCAGTGCAATTGCTTTATGGCATACACTGATGTCCATAAACAATATGACCGGCTGGAAAGAACGATTCAATGCGCCAAATTCCACAGTAGAACGATTGACCGGACTTTCAAAGCAAGGGCTGGTTGATGCTCGAAAGGTACTGATCAATAATAACTTGATCGAGTATCAAAAAGGTAAAAGAAATCAAGCTCCTGTTTATAAAATGATTTCATTAGTCAACTCAGATGACTTAAGTTCTTACCATACACTTGACTCAAATTCCGACCAAACGCTTGACTTAACATCTGATCAGAACTTGACCATACCTAAACAGAAACGAAATGGTCATGAAGGAGAGGAAGATGAAGAAGAGACGCGCACAGCAGATCCATATGTTGTCTATCAAGAAAACTTTGGAGTGATGCGACCGATGATCAACGAATCCATCAGGGAGTGGTGTACGTTTTTTTCCTCAGAAGTTGTCGTTGCTGCAATCAAAAGAGGTATAAAGCAAAATGCTCGATCTTTTGCTTACATCGAAAGCATTCTCAGGAATTGGTCTCAACAAGGAATTAAAACAATCGAGGATATCAAAGCCCATGAAAAGCAAACAAGCCAAAAGTCAAATACCATTCCTTTCCCAAAGCATAAAGATCAGCGATTAGAAGCACTTCAACGAATGCGAGAAAAGGGGGAGTAA
- a CDS encoding replicative helicase loader/inhibitor — MEYNLAIDILESIAAVYPRFELSEKKIKIIMPALLKMDYEGVMDNVERHVTKNPFPPTIAEIASYPAQKNENLEKWQEWELEASKVSQERKNQFAIDLKKVLAEKASDRND, encoded by the coding sequence ATGGAGTACAATCTTGCTATAGATATTTTGGAATCGATTGCGGCTGTATATCCCCGATTCGAACTTAGCGAAAAGAAAATCAAAATAATCATGCCTGCCCTTCTTAAAATGGATTATGAAGGCGTTATGGACAATGTTGAGCGTCATGTAACAAAAAATCCTTTTCCACCTACGATCGCTGAAATTGCTTCGTACCCTGCTCAGAAAAATGAAAACCTTGAGAAATGGCAGGAATGGGAATTGGAGGCGTCAAAAGTTTCTCAAGAACGTAAAAATCAATTCGCTATCGATCTTAAAAAGGTATTAGCAGAGAAAGCGAGTGATAGGAATGATTGA
- a CDS encoding group II intron reverse transcriptase, with translation MGQPSLRYWCYLLYSTINSKFLSISTRLFHRTSRGTAQGGVISPLLSNVVLNELDWWISNQWETFEPQRANSIGFRQYARKYTKLKDGYIVRYADDFKIMCRTYQGAKRFYYATVDFLKSRLGLEVNEQKSNVVNLKKNASDFLGFKLKIVKQNKARHGYVAKTSMSDKAISKTKRILKNRIKEIQHEPTADTVKRFNITLVGIQNYYRYATTICKDLTEVNYTLLKSIKPRLKKNATIVKFSETSVQFRRKTKGIRPSTKTFSVQGAPLLPITGVHRKNPQNFSQTICNYTIEGRNKVHKGLKAIPRDVLTQVMNTYSKSRSIAYNDNRISTYIAQYGRCYVTGEPVGVDRIHCHHVVPRDKGGSDKYSNLIIIDTYIHRLIHITNIDKIAMYLRYFNLNKKQMDKLNSLRKTSGNEPITT, from the coding sequence ATGGGTCAACCATCCTTACGTTATTGGTGTTACTTGTTATATTCGACAATAAATAGCAAATTCCTTTCTATCTCGACTAGACTTTTTCACCGGACTTCTAGAGGGACAGCGCAAGGCGGAGTTATCTCGCCGCTTTTATCCAATGTGGTACTGAATGAATTAGATTGGTGGATAAGTAACCAGTGGGAAACATTTGAACCCCAAAGAGCTAATTCTATAGGATTTAGACAATATGCTAGGAAATATACAAAGCTTAAAGATGGTTACATTGTTCGCTATGCGGATGACTTTAAAATCATGTGCCGCACATACCAAGGAGCAAAACGGTTCTATTATGCGACTGTTGACTTTCTAAAATCCCGACTAGGATTAGAAGTTAATGAACAGAAATCTAACGTTGTAAACCTAAAGAAAAACGCTTCTGATTTCTTAGGTTTCAAACTCAAAATTGTTAAGCAAAACAAAGCCAGACATGGTTATGTTGCAAAAACATCAATGAGTGATAAAGCCATCTCAAAAACCAAGAGAATCCTAAAAAACAGAATTAAAGAGATACAACATGAACCTACTGCTGATACAGTCAAGAGGTTCAATATTACCCTTGTAGGAATACAGAATTACTACAGATATGCCACAACCATTTGCAAGGATTTAACAGAGGTGAATTACACTCTCTTGAAATCCATAAAACCCAGGCTGAAAAAGAATGCCACAATAGTGAAGTTCAGTGAAACAAGCGTACAGTTTAGAAGGAAAACCAAAGGTATAAGACCTAGCACTAAGACTTTTTCTGTACAGGGTGCGCCCCTTCTACCCATTACAGGGGTTCATCGTAAAAATCCGCAGAATTTCAGTCAAACGATCTGCAATTACACCATAGAAGGTCGTAACAAAGTACACAAAGGTCTTAAAGCGATTCCTAGAGATGTCCTTACACAAGTAATGAACACTTACTCTAAAAGCAGGAGTATTGCGTACAACGATAATCGCATCTCAACGTACATCGCACAGTATGGAAGATGTTATGTCACAGGTGAGCCAGTTGGCGTTGATCGGATCCACTGCCATCATGTTGTACCAAGGGATAAAGGTGGATCAGATAAATACTCAAACCTAATCATTATTGATACCTATATACACAGGCTCATTCACATCACAAATATTGACAAAATCGCTATGTACCTTAGATACTTCAATCTAAACAAGAAGCAAATGGATAAACTGAACTCTCTAAGGAAAACGTCTGGTAATGAACCGATAACAACGTAA
- a CDS encoding transposase: protein MQSPKQNYVQTRLFQSVDMEDIVPDHHILRKLKDVMDFSHVHEWVKPLYAQRMGRPSMRAELVVRLVVLEYFFDHSERELFNLLPMHAGYLWFCGLDFESSLPDRTTLVKTRALWRRHGIFEQVMMHVVDQCIASGLVRPDVHAGADGTQVRANASIHSLKERELAPVQTIEDYLADLEEKDEQTLEPSKETNDDDDDQPPSSHPHGDKSSGELEEQAHHEDFHGKTFSNQTHRSTTDPDARLYRKSKGQETYLRYLVHNLTDTASGVILDTDASVASGTAEREVTLQQLASMRFKHPHIRIQTLSVDKAYGTSDFLASLFSQSILPLVSLRNHQLEAIPSWQRKTYDPERLRKRQAKVDKVRVTNRAKCIQIQGKYRIIQNKRSQCEHGFAEAKTVHGLDRARSRGVDCMQEQALCTAIVQNLKKLCRFKGKRPKTGISVCHQPRKRNEKDCQTSAISRLFPFIRLATLTSERKMLSFSPVF, encoded by the coding sequence ATGCAATCGCCAAAGCAAAATTATGTTCAAACTCGTTTGTTTCAATCGGTCGATATGGAGGATATTGTTCCCGACCATCATATCCTGCGAAAATTAAAGGATGTGATGGACTTTTCTCATGTCCATGAATGGGTGAAGCCCCTATATGCCCAACGAATGGGACGTCCGTCGATGCGCGCCGAGCTCGTGGTGCGTCTTGTGGTGCTGGAATATTTCTTCGATCATTCCGAACGGGAGCTTTTTAATTTACTCCCCATGCATGCGGGTTATTTGTGGTTTTGTGGTCTGGATTTTGAATCCTCCCTGCCTGATCGGACAACTCTTGTGAAAACGAGAGCCCTTTGGCGACGTCATGGTATTTTTGAACAAGTCATGATGCATGTGGTGGATCAATGCATAGCATCCGGGCTCGTTCGTCCCGATGTTCATGCTGGTGCGGACGGGACCCAGGTGCGTGCGAATGCTTCTATCCACAGTTTGAAAGAAAGGGAATTGGCTCCGGTCCAAACCATCGAAGATTACTTGGCAGATTTGGAAGAAAAGGATGAGCAAACGTTAGAACCATCCAAAGAAACCAACGACGACGATGATGATCAACCGCCTTCGTCCCATCCACATGGGGATAAGTCCTCCGGCGAGCTCGAGGAACAGGCCCATCATGAAGATTTTCATGGCAAAACCTTTTCCAATCAAACCCATCGCAGCACCACCGATCCGGATGCTCGCTTGTACAGAAAAAGCAAAGGACAGGAAACGTATCTGCGTTATCTTGTTCATAACTTGACGGATACGGCATCCGGGGTGATTTTGGATACAGATGCAAGCGTTGCTTCCGGAACGGCTGAACGAGAGGTTACGCTACAACAATTGGCTTCTATGCGCTTCAAACATCCGCACATCCGTATTCAAACCTTATCGGTGGACAAGGCTTATGGAACCTCGGATTTCTTGGCAAGCTTATTTTCTCAAAGTATCCTTCCTTTGGTTTCTTTGCGTAACCATCAATTAGAAGCGATTCCGAGCTGGCAACGGAAAACCTATGATCCGGAAAGACTGCGAAAACGACAAGCAAAGGTCGACAAGGTTCGAGTAACCAATCGAGCCAAATGCATTCAGATTCAAGGGAAGTATCGAATCATCCAGAACAAACGGTCACAGTGTGAACATGGATTTGCGGAGGCAAAAACGGTCCACGGGCTGGATCGTGCCCGAAGCAGAGGGGTTGATTGCATGCAGGAACAAGCGCTTTGTACAGCTATCGTTCAAAACCTGAAGAAATTATGCCGGTTCAAAGGGAAAAGGCCCAAGACCGGTATTTCCGTATGCCATCAACCGAGAAAACGAAACGAAAAGGACTGCCAAACCTCTGCTATTTCTCGCTTATTTCCCTTTATCAGGCTAGCAACCCTGACGTCAGAGCGAAAAATGCTTAGTTTTTCACCAGTCTTCTAG
- a CDS encoding type IV secretory system conjugative DNA transfer family protein: protein MKAVLANKFVLIPLCIGLFLVVQVIGTFLLNLVQEALGLLQTFPNIEEPLTLEWGYFTTFQITEHPWFYGITSVLGLMLVGITIYKLTSNFASISRDEKGSQRFATKQEVAEQYKKIPEKEKSYRGKGGGVIAHKGHAHFIDDGAVHNMVIGTTRSGKGQLYVDPTIDAYARAEKKPSMIINDMKGGATRF from the coding sequence ATGAAAGCAGTTCTAGCCAATAAATTTGTGCTGATTCCTTTATGTATCGGCTTATTTTTAGTGGTGCAGGTGATTGGCACCTTTTTATTAAATCTCGTGCAAGAAGCGTTGGGGCTTTTACAAACGTTTCCGAACATCGAAGAACCCTTAACTTTAGAATGGGGTTATTTCACCACGTTTCAGATCACCGAACACCCTTGGTTTTATGGCATAACATCCGTTTTGGGATTGATGCTCGTTGGCATAACGATTTATAAACTGACCAGCAATTTCGCATCCATTAGTCGCGATGAAAAAGGCTCCCAACGGTTTGCGACCAAGCAAGAAGTAGCTGAACAATATAAAAAGATTCCTGAGAAGGAAAAAAGCTATCGCGGTAAAGGTGGGGGTGTTATTGCGCACAAGGGACACGCTCATTTTATCGATGATGGAGCCGTTCATAACATGGTGATTGGCACCACCCGTTCCGGGAAAGGGCAGCTGTATGTGGATCCTACCATTGATGCATACGCAAGGGCTGAAAAAAAACCAAGCATGATTATCAATGATATGAAGGGTGGCGCGACACGTTTCTAA